The region CTTGAGGATTGGGGCGAATATGAACACGGCTATTGTTGGGCCTTCGGGGTCGGGGAAGAGCACGATTGTGGGGCTGATTGAGGGGTGGTATACGCTTCATGATCAGTATGTTATTGCCAAGGCTGTGGCGAAGGATCCggcgaaggagaagaaggagaaggagaaggagaagaagaggaaggaggggaaggttgttgagaagagtgaggatgaggaggaggatggaccGGCGCCTATTGATGCTGAGGATGTTGGTCCTCCTGTTGAGCTGAGCGGGAGTATTTCGACTTGTGggaaggagttgggggaTATTGACATCAAGTGGTGGAGATCGCAGATTGGTCTTGTTCAGCAGGAGCCCTTCCTGTTCAATAATACCATCTTTGAGAATGTCGCTACTGGGCTTATTGGGACTGAGCACGAGAATGCGTCCAAGGAAGAGAAGATGAAGTTGGTCAAGGAGGCTTGTGCTGAGAGTTTTGCTGACGAGTTTATCGACCGGTTGCCGGATGGTTATGAGACCCAGGTTGGAGATTCCGGTGCCAAGTTGAGCGGTGGGCAGAGACAGCGCATTGCTATTGCCCGGAGTAtcatcaagaagcccaagattCTGATTCTGGACGAGGCTACCTCTGCCATCGATGTTCGCGGAGAGCGCATCGTTCAGGCTGCGCTCGAGAGAGCCTCCAAGGGccgcaccaccatcactaTTGCCCATCGGCTGTCTACCATCAAGAACGCGGATCGCATTGTTGTCTTGCAGAACGGAAAGGTCGCTGAAGAAGGTACCCATGACGGTCTTCTTGCCAACGAGCTCGGTGTCTACTATGGTCTTGTTCACGCCCAAAAGCTGTCGCTTGGTGAGGACACTGGCGAGGATAACCTCCAGGAGGAAGATATCGCTGCCGTTCtgacgagggagaagagCGCCGCAATCTCAGAAAAGGACGGCACCAAGAAGAGTGTTCCCGTTTGGAAGGATCGCAACCTCATCAATGGTTTTGGCAAGCTCCTGTCAGAGCAGAAGAGTAGATTTCCCTTCTATATCATCGCCCTCGTCGGTGCCATGGGAGCGGCCTCTGCTATTCCCATTCAAGCTTACCTCTTCGCCCAAGTCGTCGGCGTCTTCCAAGACCCCCTCAATCTGCTGGAAGGAGCCACATTCTGGTCCAAGATGTGGGCTGCCCTCGCTGCCGGCGTGGGCTTCAGCTACTTCCTCACAACCTACGTCTCAACCAGCGTCGAAGGCTTCATCTCGGCTGCCTACAAGCAAGAGTACTTTGAATCAATCCTCTTCCAACCCACATCCTACTTTGACAAAGACGACAATGCCACTGGCCAGCTCACCGCCCGGTTATCGTCTGACCCTCAGGCCTTGAAAGAAATGCtcggcatcaacatcatgatGATGCTCATCGGCgtcttctccctcatcgGTGCCCTTGCCATCTCCTTCGCCTTTGGCTGGAAACTCGCCCTGGTAGCCACCTGCGTCACCGTCCCTATGGGTTTGCTGGCGGGGTACTACCGCATCCGTTACGAGCTCCAATTCAACGCCATGAACGAAGCCGTCTTCCAGGAGTCGTCCAAGTTTGGCGCCGAGTCCATTTCCGCCTTCCGCACTGTCAGTGCTCTCGTCATGGAAGACAGCATCTGCAACCGGTATTCCAACCTCCTTAACGGGCACGTAACCGGCGCGTACAAAAAGGCTCGCTGGACAACCTTCATCTTTGCCTACGCTGACTCTGTCGGGTTGGGCTGCACCGCTCTCATCCTCTGGTACGGCGGCCGTCTCCTCGCCGCAAGGGAATACGACGTCATCGCCTTTTTGGTTACCTACATGGCCATGATCCAGGGTGCTGAGTCGGCCGGTCAGTGGCTGTCCTTCGGACCCAACGCTGCgcaggctgctgctgcggcgaaCAGGATTTTGCAGGCGAGGGATAGCAAGATTAAGGATTCCATCTCCGCGGCGGAGCAGATTCCCGACACGGAGGGGGGGATTGCTATTGAGTTGAGGGATGTTTTCTTCAAGTATCCCACGAGAGACGTTTCCATCTTTCGGGGTTTGAATATCACGATTGAGAAGGGCCAGTTTGCCGCTCTTGTTGGTGCGTCTGGGTCGGGGAAGACGTCGATTGTTTCGTTGCTGGAGCGGTTTTATGATGTGGATAAGGGGCAGATTTTGTTTAACGGGAAGGATATCTCCGAGGTTAATGTTTTTGAGTACCGGAAGTTGTTGTCGCTTGTGGCGCAGGAGCCGTCGCTTTTCCACGGGACGATTAGGGAGAATATTCTCCTGGGTGTGGACCCGGAACAGGTcagtgaggaggagctgcatAATTGCTGCAAGGACGCGAGTATACATGAGTTCATCATGAGTTTGCCTGAGGGGTATAACACGAATATTGGGAGCAGGGGTGTTAGTCTGTCGGGGGGGCAGAAGCAGAGGTTGAGTATCGCGAGGGCGTTGATTAGGAATccgagggtgttgttgttggatgagGCGACTAGTTCGTTGGATTCGGAGAGCGAGAAGTTGGTCCAGAAGGCGTTTGAGAGGGTTGCCAAGGGGAGGAcgacggtggcggtggcgcATCGGTTGGCGACGATTCAGGGGGCGGATGTGATTTATGtgttgggagaggggaaggtgttggagaaggggaaTCACAATgagttgttgaggaagaagggggtttATTGGCATATGGTGAGTCTACCTTGCTTCTGAAGACATGTGTTTGGGGTATGCTAACACGATGAACAGTGCCATAATCAGGCTTTAGACCGTTAGAGATTTCGATTCTTGTTCATGACTTGACAATAtggggggggtttgaggtggTTTTTTCTTGgatatactttttttcttctttttcttttttttttttttttttttttttttttggattcGGGCTTTGAGGTCGACATACATCCAACTCATTCTTATATAACAAGCGAGCGAGCGCGCACCTtgtttttataaatattcCACACATATAATAGATATTCTTTTGGTCAAGATGATGTGCCACTTTCATGCCAAGTGCTTCCATTGACGTTTGCTTGTCGGTATTGAAAGTTCATGAAGAATTAACCATCCTGATCAACTAATTAGATTCAACAACTTTCTTCATGTCAGTCTTCAATGTAAGTTTACTACTTTAGTCCATCAACTGCCAAACGTTCATTTACGTCACTTTTCGCACCGGTATAGTCGCGGCAACCCCCCACCTTAAGCTCAAACAAGCTCTTATCTCTCGccagcttcccctccatGGCGTCCTCGGAGAAAGCGATATCCTGCCGGGAAAGATCGCTACCACAACCGACAGGTCTCATTGGACCCTGGTGTAAGTGCTGAAGATAAAGGCAGAGGAGCAGAACAGGATTGCTGCATTTCCGCTGAGGGTTATAAGGCCTGGAACCTTTTTACCCGAGTTATATACAAACTGCCTCTCCCAGGTTCTTCTATCTCCAATTGCCTTCTTGATTTGTTTTTGTCTTTGTTTGTAAAGTTTACATCAGCGCCATGGACTCGACAGACGAATTCAGCCCTTATCGTGAGGATGGAAAGCTTGTatgttcctcctccctttctttTGTTCATTGAACATGAAATATGACCTCGGAAACTAATCAGATCACCAACAAAAGTACGGCTTCGTCTGCGTAGTAACCGGCGCCTCCCACCCCATAGGACAAGCCATCATCCAAGAGTTAGCCGGTAAGCAAAATATCCCTCTCAATATCCCTATCAGATAATCCACAACCATATACTAACCACTCTTTCTCCATCCCCAGCCCACGGAGCGGCAGCCATCTACGGTaactcccccctttcccccccttttccccgATAACTAACCCCCGTACCTAGCATGcgaccaccccccctcctctaacaccaccacaaccgcccaatccacctccctcccctccccctccccctcccaccacctcacaAAAATAATCCCTTACCccacttcccccccctccccagcaatAGAACACGAAACCCTCGCCCTAATCGACGAGATCCTCGCCTCTTTCGGCCGCCTAGACATCTGGATCtgctcccccatcccccttccctcctcccccccgccctcaatcttttccaccacaacccccattCTACACTCCCTCTTCGAAACCCACGCCCTCGGCCCATTCTTCGCGTTGAAGCACGCCCCCGCAGCAATGGGCAAGTTATCACCCCAAAAGGGGGGCTACCCAAACGCTGTGAGGAAAACGCAAAAATACGGGAGTATCATCACTGTTattggtggtgaaggggaaaagggaggcGGGGTGGGGTACGAGATGGTACGGGGTgcggttttgggggttgtgaaagggggggttggggtgttgaaggggacgggggtgagggggaacGCGGTTTGCGTTGGTTTTgtcggggaagggggggaggagagggatgatGTGCCGCTTGGGAGGGCTGCGAAACCTAGGGAGATCGCGAGGGTGGTTGGGTTTCTCGCGAGTGGGTTTTCGAGTTATGTCACGGGGGCGAGTTTggttgtggatgggggggttagGTGGGTTGCTCtctttgatgttgttgtggtagTGAGCGTGACTGGGGTGGCTAACAAGTGAGATATAGTGCTATGGGTCCGAATATTGTTCCCATTTAAGGTCTGGGCGGTTTACTGGCGAAAGAGATGCTGGGGCAAGGGAACCTATTCATTACCTAGCTTTTGGGGGATAGTTCAAGAGAATCTATGTTTGGGATCAGGATGAAGAGCAATAACCTTGGAGGTGTGTCAGACAACACAAATATACTGGTTTTGTTGATCGTTCTTGTTTGTTATCACGTAAGTTTCAGAGCAAGCAAGTCCATGGATGGTGCTCCAGATCAAGTTTACGCTTGGCCCATGCACACCTAGAAAAGGGGCAACAGGTAGCAGTACTTATCAGGGACTATACTATTCTTCCCCAAGTGGTAGGCTCTTGGAAGACTTATAGACGGCACACAACAACAGCGCAAGCGGGCGATAAAGCCCAGCTGACACACAGCAAAAGACTACGTTTTAGGGGTGGATTGTTGGTTGGTACACAGGAGGCCAGCGGCAGTGCTCGCACGATGCGATACGTCAAGTGAGACTCTCTCAGAACTAGTTTATACAAAGGGAATACAACTGCCTTCCCTTGCCCCACATCTCTTTTTCCTGCTCACTCTCAGTGtatggttgatgatgggaagaaaaaggcgaGCTTCTATCACGCAAAGAACCGCTTTTTTGACACTAAACGGCAATTTACATGTCCGCAGAGGCGGTGGCACCAGTGATAATCTCAACCAACTCGCCGGTAATGACGGCCTGGCGGGTGCGGTTGAAGAGAATCTGGTACTTGCTGATCATCTCACCAGCGTTCTTGGAAGCGTTCTGTGACGGGTGGGTCAGATACCAGTTCATGAAACTCGTATGAGTAAAACAAAAACTTACATCCATGGCGTTGCGGCGGGCAGAGATCTCGCAAGCGTGACCCTCAGCAAGAGCCCAGTAGAGCGAGTTGGCAAGGGTGTACTCGCGGAGGTTGGGAAGgacaccctcctcgacctcgaaaGCGGCAAAGTTGGCTATTACAGCAAAAATTAGCCAGAGGTTCATCAAGACATTCATGCATCGAGACAAGGTCTACGCACGGGAGTTGGCAAAGGCCTCCTCGGAAAATCCCTCAATGATGGTGGGCTCGTAGCTGGTGGCGTTGATGAACTTGTTGTAGAGAATCTCAACCTCGGAGTAGTCGCCCTGGAGCTGGACGATCTGGTCGACGATGGACTGAGCCTCGGTGAAGGTGGGGACGTCCTTGCCAACGCCAGAGAAGTTCAGGACGATGTTCTTAGCATGCGTACGGGAGAGCTgggccttggccttctcgccgaggatgacgaggtcgAAGTTGTCCCCCTCGGTGGCAGCCCTTCGGCGGATGAAGCGGGCAAGACCAGAGTGAACACCACCGCAAAGACCCTTGTCGGAGCtgcagacgacgacgagcttcttcttgccctcgccctcgaggGGCTTTGTCTCGGCCGACTGGTAGACCTTGTTGCTGGTCTCGCCGTAGCTGCGCGACTCGGTCATGGCACGCTGGGCACGGTTGAGCTTGGTCGAGGCAACGATCTTCATCGTCTTGGTGATCTTCTCGATGTTGCGAATCGACTTGAGGCGGCCCTCGATTTCACGGAGGGTAGCGAAGGTGGCGGCCGGAGCAGCAGCCCTGCATGTCGCAACCGTGGGTTAGTATTTTGTGTTCTTGCTGCATtgtcctcttttctttccgtCTTCATCTATgccatcttccccaaccgAGAGAtgctctctctccaccaGACCGAAATATATCgtgtgttgttgtgctgTCGGTGCTGCTCGGGCCTCTCGACGGCTTTTGCTAGGGAGCTCGGGGCATGACGAAAAAGTCCAGGGAAAGGCATTTGCAACATACcgggaggaggcggcagcGCCGGCTCTCAAAGCCGGACGGGCAGCTCTTGACAGCATGGCGAAAGGATCTGGGGATAGTTCtctgctggctggctgtggCCCCGGTTGACCACGATAAATGTGCTGGCGTCAattgagcagcagcagcgggagGTTGTGGCTCAATCGATCAGAGGTGCAATTGGCGTGAGAGGTTTGCTGAGCTTCGGCTCCACACGGACCACACCCCATCCCGCTTCCTGCTCGTGCCTCCCGTCCGCCCTCTCAGCCTGTTGTGGCTTTGTCTTTCCGTGTTTCCAGGGTTCCCGGCAGTGGGCGGGGCACCTCAGAGGCTGACTTGCCAGTGTCTGACAGCTGGCAGAGACCGGAATTCCAGTGTTGGATGCTCTCTTCAGGGCCCCACCAGAAAAGATGGTACTAGCTTAGTCATGGCTTGCTTTTCTCTTCACGCTACGAAACTTGAGCTGCGTGTCTGCGAAGAAGGCTACCTTACCAAGGCTGGCCAAGTGTGGATCCCCCCGTGGCCCATAATTATCTTTAACCTCGTCCTGTCGCTGCTTGGATTCGTGGAATCCCTCTTTTTTCCCCTGCCTGGTTCTTCCTTCTCACCTCACACGTTCTCTGTCTCACGCATTGCCTTGCCCTATAGACCAGAGGCCGTCGACTGCGCGTCTTTCCCTCATCCAAAAACCCCCGACTTTCCCTTCAGGAGCCGAGCAACAttccttccccttccgaGAGCCGGCCTTTCTTACAGGACTCGGCCAGTTTTGCTTTTTGCGAATCGCCCATTTTCCAGACTACGCCGACCGTCTTCGACGACTGCGCCGCTTCGCACCTTCCTCGCCAGCCAACTCCGCTTCGTCTTCGTTGACCGATCGATTTTAATATCAATTAAAACTCTGCAATCAAACTTGATCATGGCTTCCGACAGTTCTGACGATGACAGGCCTTTGGCAGGCACGAACGGTCACAGTAAGTTTAACTACTCGGTGCCAGAGAACAGATATTCTCTCGCTCTGCAACACCAATTTCTCGCCCCTTCACGGTATGCACTGTGACACGCCCTGGTATTCGTGCCAGGTTGACGTGGTACAGTCCTCACCGCGAGCTTTCGACTGCTTGCACTCGCCTGCCTTCTTGCAGGCCTCGTGCAGTTGAATGCTATTGTTGCTTGACGCGCAGTCGAAGCACAACCACGGCAAGAAAGCAACCTCACTGACATTCTCACCATCAGAGTCCGCTCCCAAGATCTCACCAGCCACCGACCGCAAGATGGATAAACTCGCTTCCAGGGCCCGTCCGGCGCCCCCAAACGTCTCGATTCGCAACGGCCCTGTGGAAGACAACGCGATGGACATCGACACCACACCCAACGGAGGCCCCAAGCGGAAAGCGCGCAGCTCTGTTGGTCAGACGGTCAGTTACAAGGACGAGTCGGACAGTGACG is a window of Podospora pseudopauciseta strain CBS 411.78 chromosome 1, whole genome shotgun sequence DNA encoding:
- a CDS encoding hypothetical protein (EggNog:ENOG503NW11; COG:Q) — encoded protein: MASEVESIGKSDPTQISENNKPDSLDHATNEKNDVPAVTPPPKDPQARPEREATFKDYLRVFTYATKWDFAMMVAAGVASIGAGTTMPLMNIVFGRLIGDFNNYFTPAAQSQSDFEAQTNKMALYIFGLFIARFGLNYINKFCFRLIGIRMSAAIRLHYMRSLFGQTIHVLDSMPSGAAASTITGTSNTLQLGISEKLGTFLEFSSTITTAIIVAFTYDWALALVTSSVILFIALVIGTMLPFILKGQTRLTKAEAKGTSVATESFSAIRMISSCGAESRMAKKYAEWVKKARQAAQFSSPFFSIQFGGIFFGLYGSFALAFWYGMKSVVEGRIDNIGTIIIVLTSVMMMVISLERISTPLIAVSKAMVAAAEFFAVIDAPKPKMGTLKEPDVTADQDIVFEDVVFAYPSRPSKKVLDGLNLRIGANMNTAIVGPSGSGKSTIVGLIEGWYTLHDQYVIAKAVAKDPAKEKKEKEKEKKRKEGKVVEKSEDEEEDGPAPIDAEDVGPPVELSGSISTCGKELGDIDIKWWRSQIGLVQQEPFLFNNTIFENVATGLIGTEHENASKEEKMKLVKEACAESFADEFIDRLPDGYETQVGDSGAKLSGGQRQRIAIARSIIKKPKILILDEATSAIDVRGERIVQAALERASKGRTTITIAHRLSTIKNADRIVVLQNGKVAEEGTHDGLLANELGVYYGLVHAQKLSLGEDTGEDNLQEEDIAAVLTREKSAAISEKDGTKKSVPVWKDRNLINGFGKLLSEQKSRFPFYIIALVGAMGAASAIPIQAYLFAQVVGVFQDPLNLLEGATFWSKMWAALAAGVGFSYFLTTYVSTSVEGFISAAYKQEYFESILFQPTSYFDKDDNATGQLTARLSSDPQALKEMLGINIMMMLIGVFSLIGALAISFAFGWKLALVATCVTVPMGLLAGYYRIRYELQFNAMNEAVFQESSKFGAESISAFRTVSALVMEDSICNRYSNLLNGHVTGAYKKARWTTFIFAYADSVGLGCTALILWYGGRLLAAREYDVIAFLVTYMAMIQGAESAGQWLSFGPNAAQAAAAANRILQARDSKIKDSISAAEQIPDTEGGIAIELRDVFFKYPTRDVSIFRGLNITIEKGQFAALVGASGSGKTSIVSLLERFYDVDKGQILFNGKDISEVNVFEYRKLLSLVAQEPSLFHGTIRENILLGVDPEQVSEEELHNCCKDASIHEFIMSLPEGYNTNIGSRGVSLSGGQKQRLSIARALIRNPRVLLLDEATSSLDSESEKLVQKAFERVAKGRTTVAVAHRLATIQGADVIYVLGEGKVLEKGNHNELLRKKGVYWHMCHNQALDR
- a CDS encoding hypothetical protein (EggNog:ENOG503NWN0; COG:Q); amino-acid sequence: MDSTDEFSPYREDGKLYGFVCVVTGASHPIGQAIIQELAAHGAAAIYACDHPPSSNTTTTAQSTSLPSPSPSHHLTKIIPYPTSPPSPAIEHETLALIDEILASFGRLDIWICSPIPLPSSPPPSIFSTTTPILHSLFETHALGPFFALKHAPAAMGKLSPQKGGYPNAVRKTQKYGSIITVIGGEGEKGGGVGYEMVRGAVLGVVKGGVGVLKGTGVRGNAVCVGFVGEGGEERDDVPLGRAAKPREIARVVGFLASGFSSYVTGASLVVDGGVSAMGPNIVPI
- the ATP3 gene encoding atp3 gamma subunit of the F1 sector of mitochondrial F1F0 ATP synthase (COG:C; EggNog:ENOG503NYDF; BUSCO:EOG09263TQ5) — protein: MLSRAARPALRAGAAASSRAAAPAATFATLREIEGRLKSIRNIEKITKTMKIVASTKLNRAQRAMTESRSYGETSNKVYQSAETKPLEGEGKKKLVVVCSSDKGLCGGVHSGLARFIRRRAATEGDNFDLVILGEKAKAQLSRTHAKNIVLNFSGVGKDVPTFTEAQSIVDQIVQLQGDYSEVEILYNKFINATSYEPTIIEGFSEEAFANSPNFAAFEVEEGVLPNLREYTLANSLYWALAEGHACEISARRNAMDNASKNAGEMISKYQILFNRTRQAVITGELVEIITGATASADM